A single region of the Bacteroides luhongzhouii genome encodes:
- a CDS encoding creatininase family protein, with amino-acid sequence MNKEVDLSVSCYGKVKDRKYDIVILPWGATEPHNLHLPYMTDCILSHDVAVDAALMAKQKYGVNCMVMPPIGMGSQNPGQRELPFCIHTRYETQKAILTDIVSSLYAQGIRKLIIINGHGGNTFKSMIRDLSVDYPDFLIASSEWYTVLKVKDYFENPGDHADEVETSVMMHYHPELVNLEEAGNGEYKTFAVQSLNEKVAWIPRNWGKVSKDTGVGDPRGASVEKGKKFAEAVAEKYAKLFDELVNQELY; translated from the coding sequence ATGAATAAAGAAGTGGATTTATCCGTATCTTGTTATGGAAAAGTAAAAGACAGGAAATATGATATTGTGATATTGCCGTGGGGAGCTACCGAACCTCATAATCTGCATTTGCCATATATGACAGATTGTATTCTTTCCCATGATGTAGCAGTTGATGCTGCATTGATGGCTAAACAGAAATATGGCGTAAACTGCATGGTTATGCCGCCTATCGGCATGGGTTCACAAAATCCGGGACAACGGGAACTTCCCTTCTGTATCCATACGCGTTATGAAACACAGAAAGCAATACTGACTGATATTGTTTCTTCCCTTTATGCTCAAGGTATCCGAAAATTGATTATTATCAACGGGCATGGCGGCAATACTTTTAAAAGTATGATTCGTGATTTGTCGGTAGACTATCCTGACTTCCTGATAGCATCGAGTGAATGGTACACCGTGCTAAAGGTAAAGGACTATTTTGAAAATCCGGGTGACCATGCAGATGAAGTCGAGACATCCGTAATGATGCACTATCACCCCGAACTGGTCAATCTTGAAGAAGCAGGGAATGGAGAATATAAAACTTTTGCCGTACAATCTTTGAATGAAAAAGTAGCATGGATTCCCAGGAACTGGGGGAAAGTATCTAAAGATACCGGTGTTGGCGATCCACGTGGAGCTTCCGTAGAAAAAGGAAAGAAGTTTGCGGAAGCAGTCGCAGAGAAATATGCAAAGCTCTTTGACGAATTGGTGAATCAGGAACTTTACTAA
- a CDS encoding RNA polymerase sigma factor: protein MKNKIDQYTDTDDDKLFALIEQGDEGAFTQAYERYHKLLYVLAYRYLMSSDMAEDVVQHVFSRLWEFRSELRVGISLKNYLFTMTKNHVLNLIRNENSAIAKNYEMAQAALPYEDNLIEKLEKRELMSSFYKAVDMLPVQKRDICLMKVQEELTNQEIAERMNLSVNTIKTHYSEALKLLRIHLSKMLIIVAFTTLMTFLSVHLIK, encoded by the coding sequence ATGAAAAACAAAATTGACCAATATACTGATACGGATGATGATAAACTCTTTGCCTTGATTGAACAAGGTGATGAAGGAGCTTTCACTCAAGCCTATGAAAGGTATCACAAACTATTATATGTATTAGCCTATCGTTATTTAATGAGTTCTGATATGGCAGAAGATGTAGTACAACATGTTTTTAGCCGTTTGTGGGAATTTCGTTCAGAACTACGTGTGGGAATCAGCCTAAAGAACTATCTCTTTACGATGACGAAAAATCACGTCTTGAACTTGATTCGCAATGAAAACAGCGCGATTGCAAAGAACTATGAGATGGCACAAGCCGCTTTGCCTTACGAAGATAATCTGATAGAAAAATTGGAGAAAAGAGAGTTGATGTCCAGCTTTTATAAAGCTGTGGATATGCTTCCTGTGCAAAAACGGGATATTTGCTTGATGAAAGTACAGGAGGAACTGACAAATCAGGAGATTGCGGAACGGATGAATTTATCCGTAAATACTATCAAGACGCATTATTCGGAAGCGTTGAAACTTCTCCGTATCCATCTAAGTAAGATGTTAATAATTGTTGCATTTACCACACTAATGACCTTTTTGAGTGTCCATTTAATAAAGTGA
- a CDS encoding alpha-L-rhamnosidase C-terminal domain-containing protein, with product MKKKYMILLSALSLASSTFAQTWIWYPGDYEIWLGNQMNNRRTERGAFFPPFWKTDSHYVVVEFSKQLNLSEPEEIFIAAEGKYNVKLDGKLQFGMPETMLLPAGKHSLNIKVWNQATPPTIYVKGKTVNSDSSWRVTYEDKEWIDESGKASDTSATIYMDAGCWNFDGATQRPSRFSLTRKPQQPVTKTEQSEGGFLYDFGKETFGFITLKNLSGKGKIEIYYGESPEEAKDKAYCETLDKLLLEPGQVTDLAIRSTSPLSNSENEYTLENSKAFRYVYVTHEPGVQIGEVSMQYEYLPEEYRGSFRCNDEELNRIWEVGAYTMHLTTREFFIDGIKRDRWVWSGDAIQSYLMNYYLFFDNESVKRTIWLLRGKDPVTSHSNTIMDYTFYWFLSVYDYYMYSGDRHFVNQLYPRMQTMMDYVLGRTNKNGMVEGMTGDWVFVDWADGYLDKKGELSFEQILFCRSLETMALCAELVGDANGKQKYEKLAAALKAKLEPAFWNNQKQAFVHNCVNGQQSDAVTRYANMFSVFFQYLNEDKQQAIKQSVLLNDSILKITTPYMRFYELEALCALGEQDAVMKEMKAYWGGMLKEGATSFWEKYNPEETGTQHLAMYGRPYGKSLCHAWGASPIYLLGKYYLGVKPVKEGYKEFAIAPVLGGLKWMEGTVPTPNGTIHVYMNSKTMKVKATEGKGYLTIKSRRPPKANIGTPEKVSVGVWRLWIDSPEERIVTYHL from the coding sequence ATGAAAAAGAAATATATGATATTGCTTAGTGCCTTGTCTTTGGCAAGCAGCACATTTGCCCAAACTTGGATATGGTATCCGGGAGATTACGAAATCTGGCTGGGAAATCAGATGAATAACCGTCGTACGGAACGAGGTGCATTTTTTCCTCCTTTTTGGAAAACGGACAGTCATTATGTTGTCGTAGAATTCAGCAAGCAACTGAATCTTTCCGAGCCGGAAGAAATCTTTATTGCTGCCGAAGGAAAGTACAACGTCAAACTGGATGGAAAGCTCCAGTTCGGTATGCCGGAAACCATGTTGCTTCCGGCAGGAAAACATAGCCTGAACATTAAAGTCTGGAATCAGGCTACTCCTCCCACTATTTATGTGAAGGGAAAAACGGTGAATTCAGATTCTTCCTGGCGTGTGACTTACGAAGATAAAGAATGGATTGACGAGAGCGGAAAAGCCAGTGACACATCTGCCACTATCTATATGGATGCCGGATGCTGGAACTTTGACGGAGCTACCCAACGTCCTTCCCGATTCAGTCTGACGCGTAAACCGCAGCAACCCGTTACGAAGACAGAACAGTCTGAAGGAGGTTTCCTTTATGATTTTGGAAAAGAAACATTCGGATTCATCACATTGAAGAATCTTTCCGGAAAAGGAAAAATAGAAATTTATTATGGTGAAAGCCCGGAAGAAGCAAAAGATAAAGCATATTGTGAAACATTGGACAAACTTTTGCTCGAACCGGGACAAGTGACCGACCTTGCTATCCGCAGTACTTCTCCCTTGAGTAATTCTGAAAACGAATATACATTGGAGAACAGTAAAGCCTTCCGCTATGTTTATGTAACTCATGAGCCGGGAGTACAGATTGGAGAAGTCTCCATGCAATATGAATATCTTCCTGAAGAATACCGCGGAAGTTTCCGTTGTAATGATGAGGAATTGAATCGTATTTGGGAAGTTGGCGCATACACCATGCATCTCACTACCCGCGAATTCTTCATTGACGGTATCAAACGTGACCGTTGGGTATGGAGTGGCGATGCCATCCAAAGTTATTTGATGAACTACTATCTTTTCTTTGATAACGAATCCGTCAAACGTACAATCTGGTTGCTTCGTGGCAAGGACCCTGTGACCAGCCACAGTAATACAATCATGGACTATACTTTCTACTGGTTCCTTAGCGTATATGACTATTATATGTATAGTGGTGACCGCCATTTTGTCAACCAACTGTATCCGCGTATGCAAACAATGATGGATTACGTGTTGGGACGTACCAATAAGAATGGCATGGTAGAAGGTATGACCGGCGACTGGGTATTTGTGGACTGGGCAGACGGCTATCTGGATAAGAAAGGCGAACTCTCTTTTGAACAAATCTTATTTTGCAGAAGTCTGGAAACGATGGCTTTGTGTGCGGAACTGGTCGGAGATGCCAATGGCAAACAGAAATACGAGAAGCTGGCTGCTGCGTTGAAGGCAAAGTTAGAACCTGCCTTCTGGAATAATCAGAAACAGGCATTTGTACATAACTGCGTCAACGGTCAGCAAAGTGATGCAGTCACCCGTTATGCGAATATGTTTTCTGTCTTCTTTCAATATTTGAATGAAGATAAGCAACAAGCCATTAAACAGTCTGTTCTGCTGAATGACAGTATTCTGAAAATAACAACTCCCTATATGCGTTTTTACGAACTGGAAGCCCTTTGTGCTCTTGGCGAACAGGATGCTGTAATGAAAGAAATGAAAGCCTATTGGGGAGGAATGTTGAAGGAAGGTGCTACCTCCTTCTGGGAGAAATATAACCCGGAAGAAACCGGAACGCAACATCTTGCCATGTATGGCCGTCCTTATGGAAAGAGTTTGTGCCATGCTTGGGGAGCGAGTCCTATCTACCTGTTGGGCAAATATTATTTGGGGGTGAAACCTGTAAAAGAAGGATATAAAGAGTTTGCTATTGCTCCTGTGTTGGGAGGATTGAAATGGATGGAAGGCACTGTTCCTACTCCGAATGGCACTATCCATGTCTATATGAACAGCAAAACGATGAAAGTGAAAGCAACAGAGGGGAAAGGCTATCTAACCATCAAAAGCCGTCGTCCACCTAAAGCAAATATCGGAACACCGGAAAAAGTGTCGGTAGGAGTATGGCGCCTCTGGATCGATTCACCCGAAGAAAGAATTGTTACCTATCATTTATAA
- a CDS encoding FecR family protein, whose protein sequence is MNRPTDKQIEEVLAGIASPEDAKYVAEWFATEEGSDYLEAAMTRDSGLIKNEFADLYVDHDIPSKKILEQIRKNIRIKKLKRICFRVAAVLIPVVLIVGLYMQLNSKVDLFGTSEYEEVVVDKGERIQIMFQDGTKVYINSDSKLRYPKKFALNTREVFLEGEAYFVVAKNKNRPFIVNLSGPAIHVLGTSFNVQDYPENKDIVVCLDEGNINLTLPTEKKYPVKPGERLVYNKDNQQCTISKMNDMRRLSMWKQNVIVFKDTPLSEVIKILNRWYNVEFKVEDENVLKYVYTLTSDNTLLEKVLMDLEKIAPVKFEYNEDKKEVIVKMK, encoded by the coding sequence ATGAATAGACCTACTGATAAACAAATAGAAGAAGTTCTGGCAGGAATTGCCAGCCCGGAAGATGCAAAATATGTGGCAGAGTGGTTTGCCACGGAAGAAGGTAGCGACTATCTCGAAGCCGCTATGACACGGGATTCCGGACTGATAAAAAATGAGTTTGCAGACTTGTATGTAGACCATGATATTCCTTCAAAGAAAATATTAGAACAGATACGTAAGAACATTCGTATTAAGAAGTTGAAGCGTATCTGTTTCCGAGTTGCAGCCGTATTGATACCTGTTGTCTTAATTGTCGGACTTTATATGCAACTGAACTCAAAAGTCGACCTGTTCGGTACTTCCGAATATGAGGAAGTGGTGGTAGATAAAGGAGAACGCATACAAATCATGTTTCAGGACGGAACAAAAGTATATATCAATTCTGATTCGAAACTAAGATACCCGAAGAAGTTTGCTTTGAACACCCGCGAAGTTTTTCTTGAAGGAGAAGCCTATTTCGTAGTAGCCAAAAATAAGAACCGTCCTTTTATAGTCAATTTAAGCGGACCGGCAATTCATGTATTGGGAACTTCTTTCAATGTACAGGATTACCCGGAGAATAAGGATATAGTAGTATGTCTGGATGAAGGAAATATTAATCTGACCCTTCCTACGGAAAAGAAATACCCGGTGAAACCTGGCGAAAGATTAGTGTACAACAAAGATAACCAGCAGTGCACTATTTCCAAAATGAACGATATGCGACGCCTGTCGATGTGGAAACAGAATGTGATAGTATTTAAAGATACCCCGCTGTCGGAAGTCATTAAAATATTGAACCGCTGGTATAATGTAGAGTTTAAAGTCGAAGATGAAAACGTTTTGAAGTATGTCTATACATTGACTTCGGACAATACATTATTAGAGAAAGTATTAATGGATTTAGAGAAAATCGCTCCGGTGAAGTTTGAGTATAATGAAGATAAAAAAGAAGTGATAGTAAAAATGAAATAA
- a CDS encoding TonB-dependent receptor, translated as MKNRVLLVLLFSFAVSLAASAQKITMNLQQVKLEKVFSLITKQTGLTVAYSRTIVNPERIVSVQAKDKDLSKVLDDLFAGTNVAYEIGEKKIYLKAKEAPVASQGNQKTKKITGTVTDIKGEPIIGASVLVKGAGTGTVTDVDGNFTLDAPADALLAVSYIGYKTQEVKVGNKNSYSIQLQDDTEVLDEVVVVGYGVQKKSSLTGAVASISSQEISKQVSSNVASSLQGRTPGVDIVQQAGVAGADVNIVIRGAASFGATEPLYVIDGAFSNAGLSSLNPNDIESIEVLKDGAAAAIYGSRAANGVVLITTKKGKSGKPVIQIDGSFAFQKTTNIPEFLNASEWREFANMVADNSGLPHAPENDNPTNPNLNTDWSKEWIQFAPVWNLNASIAGGGDNSTFSTSLGYLDQTGMTIYSDYKRYNFRLNTSYKKGRFSFSETLGLTHKDKTPTTAFNIALPTLPIYDEQGRFTSGGPDYYINPEDGKAQNKIAPLHYTDQFNKVTDLIGSLNAQLDIWGGLKYKLSLSGNYSNKHNYTHTPEYYTKWNSDGTPDKDYGNTRNSVSETRGEEFTYTIDNLLTYNKTFNRHSIDALLGTSWMREYYRYMTNSTINDLGGTDITGFQNEDGKISAGDSNAALLSFFARVNYDYDNKYLLSLSIRRDESSKFHKDNRVGYFPSVSVGWNVHQEKWFQNPVMSKLKFRASYGELGANFLNPYNFDAIAYGPIPYTVGGERYVTGRAAYLKSKDLKWETAKTTDIGIELGFFNNDLTLSLDYFVKKNVDLLAQIDLNLSSGQIFEINSSREKPYVNTASVKNTGWEFMMNYRKQLTKDFHIDATFNIATLKNKVLSLGENVQPITSGAMSSYFNDAPSITMPGEAIGSFYGYKIDGFDAEGNFIFADTDKNGVVNANDKVILGNPIPDFTYGLNINMEYKDFDLTVFFQGVQGNDIFNQKKYTYYFDYSNNVVKEAMNGWTKTNRNTGIPIMKTQNTSGGNSLPSEFYIEDGSYLRLKNLQLGYSLPKKWLEAIRFNKLRVYAGVQNLFTLTKYSGYDPEVSSNVLFSRGIDVSSYPNARTFTFGFNASF; from the coding sequence ATGAAGAACAGAGTATTGCTTGTATTGTTATTCAGCTTTGCTGTAAGTCTTGCGGCGTCGGCTCAGAAAATAACAATGAATCTTCAACAAGTCAAGTTGGAGAAAGTCTTTTCGCTCATTACTAAACAGACAGGACTTACGGTAGCATATAGCCGTACGATTGTCAATCCCGAACGGATTGTTTCTGTCCAGGCAAAAGACAAAGACCTTTCTAAAGTATTGGATGATTTATTCGCGGGTACAAATGTAGCTTATGAAATTGGAGAGAAGAAAATATATTTGAAAGCAAAAGAAGCTCCCGTTGCATCACAAGGGAACCAAAAAACAAAGAAAATAACGGGAACGGTGACGGATATCAAAGGCGAACCGATAATTGGTGCTAGTGTATTGGTGAAAGGAGCGGGAACAGGTACTGTGACAGATGTAGATGGTAACTTTACATTGGATGCTCCGGCAGACGCTCTTCTGGCTGTCAGTTATATCGGTTATAAAACACAGGAAGTAAAGGTGGGGAATAAGAACTCATATTCTATCCAATTGCAGGACGATACCGAAGTACTGGATGAAGTCGTAGTAGTTGGTTACGGCGTGCAGAAGAAATCAAGTTTGACAGGTGCCGTTGCTTCCATCTCTTCTCAGGAAATCAGCAAACAGGTATCATCTAATGTTGCTTCAAGTTTACAGGGGCGTACACCGGGGGTAGACATCGTGCAGCAAGCTGGTGTTGCTGGGGCAGATGTAAACATCGTGATTCGCGGTGCCGCTTCTTTTGGCGCTACCGAACCTCTGTATGTTATCGACGGAGCATTCAGTAATGCTGGATTAAGCTCATTGAATCCCAATGATATTGAATCTATCGAAGTACTGAAAGATGGTGCGGCAGCCGCTATCTACGGTTCACGTGCCGCTAATGGTGTCGTTTTGATTACTACCAAGAAAGGAAAGTCTGGTAAGCCTGTCATTCAGATAGACGGTTCGTTCGCTTTTCAGAAGACGACTAATATTCCGGAGTTTCTCAATGCGTCGGAATGGAGAGAATTTGCCAATATGGTGGCAGATAACAGTGGCTTGCCTCATGCACCGGAGAATGACAATCCCACCAATCCGAACCTGAATACCGACTGGTCAAAAGAATGGATACAGTTTGCCCCGGTATGGAACTTAAATGCCAGTATCGCAGGTGGTGGGGACAACTCTACTTTCAGCACAAGCCTTGGTTATCTTGACCAAACCGGTATGACGATTTATTCAGATTATAAACGCTATAACTTCCGCCTGAATACCTCCTATAAAAAAGGACGTTTCTCATTTTCCGAAACCCTCGGACTGACGCATAAGGATAAAACTCCTACAACAGCTTTCAACATAGCTTTACCAACGTTACCTATTTATGATGAACAAGGGCGGTTTACCTCCGGTGGTCCTGATTATTACATCAACCCCGAAGATGGCAAGGCGCAGAATAAGATAGCCCCGTTACATTATACAGACCAGTTTAATAAAGTGACAGATTTAATCGGCTCTTTGAATGCCCAACTGGATATTTGGGGCGGCTTAAAATACAAATTATCGTTAAGTGGAAATTATAGCAATAAGCATAATTACACCCATACCCCCGAGTACTATACAAAGTGGAACTCGGATGGAACTCCCGATAAAGATTACGGCAACACACGTAACAGTGTATCGGAAACAAGAGGTGAAGAGTTCACTTATACGATTGATAACTTGCTGACTTACAACAAGACATTTAACCGTCACTCAATAGACGCTTTATTAGGAACAAGCTGGATGAGAGAATACTATCGCTACATGACCAACTCTACCATTAACGATTTAGGAGGAACGGACATTACCGGATTCCAAAATGAGGATGGCAAAATTTCGGCAGGCGACAGTAATGCAGCATTGCTCTCTTTCTTCGCCCGTGTGAACTACGATTATGATAATAAATATCTGCTATCCTTAAGTATCCGCCGGGATGAATCTTCCAAATTCCATAAAGACAATAGAGTAGGTTACTTCCCTTCTGTCTCCGTCGGATGGAATGTGCACCAGGAAAAATGGTTCCAAAATCCTGTAATGAGCAAATTGAAGTTCAGAGCTAGCTACGGTGAGTTGGGTGCCAACTTCCTCAACCCTTATAATTTTGACGCGATAGCTTATGGACCTATTCCCTACACAGTAGGCGGTGAACGTTATGTGACAGGACGCGCAGCCTATCTGAAATCGAAAGATTTGAAATGGGAAACTGCCAAAACCACAGATATTGGTATCGAACTGGGTTTCTTTAATAACGATTTGACCTTATCACTAGACTATTTCGTGAAAAAGAACGTAGATTTGTTGGCACAGATTGACTTGAACTTGTCTTCCGGACAGATCTTTGAAATCAACAGCTCACGTGAAAAACCATACGTCAATACAGCCTCCGTAAAAAACACAGGATGGGAGTTTATGATGAATTACAGGAAACAATTGACGAAAGACTTCCATATAGATGCGACATTCAATATCGCAACGTTGAAGAATAAAGTATTATCACTGGGGGAAAACGTACAGCCGATTACTTCCGGCGCAATGTCCAGCTACTTTAACGATGCCCCCTCCATTACCATGCCGGGAGAAGCAATCGGTTCATTCTATGGTTATAAAATTGACGGTTTTGATGCGGAAGGAAATTTCATTTTCGCGGATACGGACAAGAATGGAGTAGTCAATGCAAATGATAAAGTCATTCTGGGCAACCCTATCCCTGATTTTACATACGGTTTGAACATCAACATGGAATACAAGGACTTTGATTTGACTGTCTTTTTCCAGGGAGTGCAGGGAAATGATATATTCAACCAGAAAAAGTACACCTATTATTTTGATTATTCCAACAACGTGGTCAAAGAGGCTATGAATGGATGGACGAAAACAAATAGAAATACAGGAATCCCTATTATGAAAACCCAAAACACAAGTGGCGGAAACTCCCTGCCGAGTGAATTTTATATTGAAGATGGTTCTTATTTACGTCTGAAAAACCTTCAGTTAGGCTATTCACTGCCTAAAAAGTGGTTGGAAGCAATCCGGTTTAATAAACTGCGTGTTTATGCAGGCGTACAAAATCTGTTTACGTTGACCAAATACTCCGGTTATGACCCGGAAGTTAGTTCAAATGTATTGTTCTCACGTGGCATTGACGTCAGTTCATATCCTAATGCCCGGACATTCACTTTTGGTTTTAACGCTTCATTCTGA
- a CDS encoding RagB/SusD family nutrient uptake outer membrane protein — MKNYKKIYAAFILVGGLILHGCNGIFDDLAINPNQPSMGAYFTSPSAVNDAVMTMYGYMSTQRCLGASGSKTTIIRSDEASSNSDYGKPGMFGADLNASYYTIEQPYTLMYTTASQASYIIETAPSVDFSGNEELRNAYMGEAYFWRAFAHYYLLINFRNISPIRQMPRNGDDYVRPLEKPAAVWNFIQEDLAHAKELLPVKGYWDSKNAGRVTKASAAALLGKAYLYRSGIEQYYGEDKTTFYSEAAKEFADIIDGKYGTYDLTKNYADNFDVAHENNEESILEFQFLGDVDNAGFNPGLATSGLAFDSRGLMLPGAGVGYEGVVHNWLYNAFVNSIDKDGYTDIRMFSTMIFNDLDASIHLRNDAGGNPIRLKGPGGYKWEELYPAKNGKEGFATVSNPLAHPFKAGIRKGIDCSMPTQTEADGTPKLVGVGAGVKEYVYNQPRAHGVNWRYIRYADVLMMYAEAVVSGGTQASDMTPLQAVNKVRGRANMSELPSVTMADIQNERILEFALEGHRFYDLLRWGKLASRFTELQESDPNFKKFISADDFKGFVTNKHEWLPIPINEVNSNPYITENNPGY, encoded by the coding sequence ATGAAAAACTATAAGAAAATATATGCCGCATTTATCTTGGTAGGCGGTTTGATATTACACGGATGCAACGGCATCTTTGATGATCTGGCTATTAATCCGAATCAACCGAGTATGGGAGCTTATTTCACCAGTCCGTCCGCTGTAAATGACGCAGTGATGACCATGTACGGATATATGTCTACGCAACGCTGCCTGGGAGCTTCCGGCTCTAAGACAACGATAATCCGCTCCGACGAGGCATCGTCCAATTCGGATTATGGAAAGCCGGGTATGTTTGGTGCCGACTTGAATGCCAGTTATTACACTATAGAGCAACCTTATACATTGATGTACACCACTGCTTCTCAAGCATCCTACATTATTGAAACCGCCCCGTCTGTTGATTTCAGCGGTAATGAGGAACTGCGGAACGCATACATGGGGGAAGCCTATTTTTGGAGGGCATTTGCGCATTATTACCTATTGATTAATTTCCGGAATATATCTCCCATCAGACAGATGCCACGCAATGGCGATGACTATGTCCGTCCCTTGGAAAAACCTGCTGCCGTATGGAATTTTATTCAAGAAGACCTAGCACACGCGAAAGAACTGTTGCCCGTGAAGGGATATTGGGACAGCAAGAATGCCGGTCGTGTGACAAAAGCTTCCGCAGCCGCCTTATTGGGAAAAGCTTACCTCTACCGTAGTGGAATCGAGCAATATTATGGTGAAGACAAGACCACATTTTACAGTGAAGCTGCCAAAGAATTTGCCGATATTATAGACGGAAAGTACGGAACTTATGACCTGACTAAAAATTATGCCGATAATTTTGATGTCGCTCATGAAAATAACGAAGAATCAATCCTTGAATTTCAATTCTTGGGCGATGTCGATAATGCAGGATTCAATCCGGGGCTTGCCACTTCCGGTTTGGCGTTCGATTCGCGTGGATTGATGTTGCCGGGAGCGGGAGTAGGCTATGAAGGCGTAGTACATAACTGGCTTTATAACGCGTTTGTGAATTCGATAGACAAGGACGGCTATACGGATATCCGGATGTTCTCCACAATGATATTCAATGATTTGGACGCGAGCATTCATTTGAGAAATGACGCAGGCGGCAATCCGATACGTTTGAAAGGTCCCGGCGGCTATAAATGGGAAGAACTTTATCCGGCAAAGAATGGAAAAGAGGGATTCGCCACCGTATCCAATCCTTTGGCACATCCATTCAAAGCAGGTATCAGGAAAGGGATTGATTGTTCCATGCCTACACAAACGGAAGCGGACGGAACTCCCAAACTGGTCGGTGTAGGTGCAGGCGTCAAGGAGTATGTGTATAATCAACCCCGTGCCCATGGAGTGAACTGGCGGTATATTCGTTATGCCGATGTGTTGATGATGTATGCGGAAGCCGTTGTCAGTGGTGGTACGCAAGCATCGGACATGACTCCCTTGCAGGCAGTAAACAAAGTACGCGGACGTGCCAACATGAGCGAACTCCCTTCCGTAACCATGGCTGATATTCAAAATGAAAGAATCCTGGAATTTGCCTTGGAAGGGCATCGTTTCTATGATTTGCTCCGTTGGGGCAAGCTAGCCAGCCGTTTTACGGAGTTGCAGGAATCCGACCCTAACTTCAAGAAGTTCATATCGGCAGATGACTTTAAAGGATTCGTCACCAATAAGCACGAATGGTTGCCGATTCCTATCAATGAAGTGAATTCTAACCCATATATCACAGAAAATAATCCGGGATATTAA